In a genomic window of Candidatus Binatia bacterium:
- a CDS encoding tetratricopeptide repeat protein — protein MSGLRLLVVLLALAAPLAGCARNGASELLETARLEEVQRNLPHARKLYAEILERYPDSKEAAEARARLAALDEQQK, from the coding sequence CTGAGCGGGCTTCGTCTCCTCGTCGTCCTGCTCGCGCTCGCAGCCCCGCTCGCGGGTTGCGCGCGCAACGGCGCCAGCGAGCTCCTCGAGACGGCGCGTCTCGAGGAGGTGCAGCGCAACCTGCCGCACGCGCGCAAGCTCTACGCCGAGATCCTCGAGCGCTACCCGGACTCGAAGGAAGCCGCCGAGGCGCGGGCGCGTCTCGCGGCGCTCGACGAGCAGCAGAAGTAG
- a CDS encoding acetyl-CoA C-acyltransferase: protein MDGQQVRREPVWLVAGVRTPFVRVDGPFAGRDVLALSVPVARAMAERATKGGIDLGVWGAVVLNLAYNNLAREVWLEAGLDPHVPTFTTSLQCSTSMVGVLQAASMLGNDLQLALVGGADSLSRVQVGLGQELSDWLRRLVQARDLRERIAVVSEIRPGDIRLYVPAIKNRTTGKSMGEHCEDMAKQWRIGRREQDELALESHRRAVAGWERGFFDDLVIELDGVHRDGFPRADTSLEKLAKLPPAFDRTSGQGTITAGNSSPLTDGAAAIWVATDEGLSRLPGELPRARLVDWQVQAIDLRTEGLLMAPVAAIPRLLARNGLTFGDVALWEIHEAFSAQVACHLKALADRDYVRTKAGVEHNFGPFPVERMNPNGGSVALGHPFGATGARILSQAVKELAAMPRGSRAVVSICADGGQGSVALLESA, encoded by the coding sequence ATGGACGGTCAGCAGGTGAGACGCGAACCGGTGTGGCTGGTGGCGGGCGTTCGCACGCCGTTCGTCCGTGTGGACGGCCCGTTCGCGGGCCGCGACGTGCTCGCGCTGTCGGTTCCGGTCGCGCGCGCGATGGCCGAGCGCGCGACCAAGGGCGGCATCGACCTCGGCGTGTGGGGCGCGGTGGTGCTGAACCTCGCCTACAACAATCTGGCGCGCGAGGTGTGGCTCGAGGCCGGTCTCGACCCGCACGTGCCGACGTTCACGACGAGCCTGCAGTGCAGCACGAGCATGGTCGGCGTGCTGCAGGCGGCCTCGATGCTGGGCAACGATCTGCAGCTCGCACTCGTGGGCGGCGCCGACAGCCTGAGCCGCGTGCAAGTCGGACTGGGGCAGGAGCTGTCCGACTGGCTGCGTCGCCTCGTGCAGGCGCGCGACCTGCGCGAGCGCATCGCCGTGGTCAGCGAGATCCGCCCCGGCGACATCCGCCTCTACGTGCCCGCGATCAAGAACCGCACGACCGGCAAGAGCATGGGCGAGCACTGCGAGGACATGGCGAAGCAGTGGCGCATCGGCCGTCGCGAGCAGGACGAGCTCGCGCTCGAGAGCCACCGGCGCGCCGTCGCGGGCTGGGAGCGCGGCTTCTTCGACGACCTCGTGATCGAGCTCGACGGCGTGCATCGCGACGGCTTCCCGCGCGCCGACACCTCGCTCGAGAAGCTCGCCAAGCTGCCGCCGGCCTTCGATCGGACGAGCGGGCAGGGCACGATCACCGCGGGCAACAGCTCGCCGCTCACCGACGGCGCGGCCGCGATCTGGGTCGCGACGGACGAGGGGCTCTCGCGCCTGCCGGGCGAGCTGCCGCGCGCGCGTCTCGTCGACTGGCAGGTGCAGGCGATCGACCTGCGGACGGAAGGCTTGCTGATGGCTCCGGTGGCCGCGATCCCGCGCCTCCTCGCGCGCAACGGGCTCACGTTCGGCGACGTCGCGCTGTGGGAGATCCACGAGGCGTTCTCGGCGCAGGTCGCTTGCCACCTGAAGGCGCTCGCCGACCGCGACTACGTGCGCACCAAGGCGGGCGTCGAGCACAATTTTGGCCCGTTCCCGGTCGAGCGGATGAATCCGAACGGCGGCAGCGTCGCGCTCGGCCACCCGTTCGGCGCGACCGGCGCGCGCATCCTGAGCCAGGCGGTGAAGGAGCTCGCCGCGATGCCGCGCGGCTCGCGCGCCGTGGTCAGCATCTGCGCCGACGGCGGGCAGGGGAGCGTCGCGTTGCTCGAGAGCGCCTGA
- a CDS encoding DGQHR domain-containing protein, with amino-acid sequence MLAIRLRQKESVFYLAAYRASDLLRKVQFAGKSYADDVEPDSGADDAVLEFFRKVQSGSGFFQRRPYARKVRQIVEFYSDPKGQPLIPGAVLLYTPERLAFDPSSGSELMGNLHDPREPFLIIDGQHRLAGLDVLGRKDPASLEKIDVPCVIFDKSQQDFAVEMFVIINSTPTRLNRSHLIDLYERLQRATPLDKAAAKAVQMHYTETDSPLHRKVDMLGRHRRTERWIRQASLFRELRRVAERNPRLFGEEPKPKALYEVTRDFLRAARRVLGEAWDNPRYRITTDVTLMAMLRVLGDYLKSPRGPRTFEAAERQRAFEGLLEPWRAMIPDFREEGFYERFAARGQVERVGIIQRALANAIGVTARPPKDE; translated from the coding sequence ATGCTTGCCATCCGGTTGCGGCAGAAGGAGAGCGTTTTCTACTTGGCGGCCTACCGGGCGTCGGACTTGCTCCGCAAAGTGCAGTTCGCCGGCAAGTCCTACGCCGACGACGTCGAACCCGACAGCGGCGCCGACGACGCGGTGCTCGAGTTCTTTCGCAAGGTGCAGTCGGGCAGCGGCTTCTTCCAGCGTCGCCCGTACGCGCGCAAGGTGCGACAGATCGTCGAATTTTATTCCGACCCGAAGGGACAGCCGCTGATCCCGGGCGCGGTGCTGCTCTACACGCCGGAGCGCCTCGCGTTCGATCCGTCGTCGGGCTCCGAGCTGATGGGCAACCTGCACGACCCGCGCGAGCCGTTCCTGATCATCGACGGCCAGCACCGCCTCGCCGGGCTCGACGTGCTCGGACGCAAGGATCCGGCGTCGCTCGAGAAGATCGACGTGCCGTGCGTGATCTTCGACAAGTCGCAGCAAGATTTCGCGGTCGAGATGTTCGTCATCATCAACTCGACGCCGACGCGTCTCAACCGCTCGCACCTGATCGACCTCTACGAGCGCCTGCAGCGCGCAACGCCGCTCGACAAGGCGGCGGCGAAGGCGGTGCAGATGCACTACACCGAGACCGACTCGCCGCTGCACCGCAAGGTCGACATGCTCGGCCGGCACCGGCGCACCGAGCGCTGGATTCGCCAGGCGAGCCTGTTCCGCGAGCTGCGCCGCGTCGCCGAGCGCAACCCGCGGCTGTTCGGCGAGGAGCCGAAGCCGAAGGCGCTGTACGAGGTGACGCGCGACTTCCTGCGCGCCGCGCGCCGCGTGCTCGGCGAGGCGTGGGACAACCCGCGCTACCGCATCACGACCGACGTCACCTTGATGGCGATGCTGCGCGTCCTCGGCGACTACCTGAAGAGCCCGCGCGGGCCGCGGACGTTCGAAGCTGCGGAGCGCCAGCGCGCGTTCGAGGGCCTGCTCGAGCCGTGGCGCGCGATGATCCCCGACTTCCGCGAGGAAGGCTTCTACGAGCGCTTCGCCGCGCGCGGCCAGGTCGAGCGCGTCGGCATCATCCAGCGCGCGCTCGCGAACGCGATCGGCGTCACCGCGCGTCCGCCCAAGGACGAGTGA
- a CDS encoding cytochrome c oxidase subunit 3 family protein, whose amino-acid sequence MRDAAVAATEPYVAHQFDDAEQQYGAATLGMWFFIAQEVAFFGGALAAFAIYFYMYHDAFEAASNHLSLTLGLVNTVVLISSSLTMAMSVHAAQIGSVRGQIGWLLGTIVLGSTFLGIKAYEYAHKFHEGLVPGPIFTYQGPDAAQHELFLSFYFVLTGLHAIHMIIGIGILAVLVVLAWKRWFGPGYYTPVEISGLYWHFVDLVWIFLFPLLYLLGRH is encoded by the coding sequence TTGCGTGACGCTGCCGTCGCGGCGACCGAGCCTTACGTCGCCCACCAGTTCGACGACGCGGAGCAGCAGTATGGCGCCGCGACGCTCGGAATGTGGTTCTTCATCGCGCAGGAGGTCGCGTTCTTCGGCGGCGCGCTCGCGGCCTTCGCGATCTACTTCTACATGTACCACGACGCCTTCGAGGCGGCGAGCAACCATCTCTCGCTCACCCTCGGGCTGGTCAACACCGTGGTGCTCATCTCGAGCAGCTTGACCATGGCGATGTCGGTGCACGCGGCGCAGATCGGCAGCGTGCGAGGGCAGATCGGCTGGCTGCTCGGCACGATCGTCCTGGGCTCGACCTTCCTCGGCATCAAGGCCTACGAGTACGCGCACAAGTTCCACGAGGGACTCGTTCCCGGCCCGATCTTCACCTACCAGGGACCGGACGCCGCGCAGCACGAGCTCTTCCTGTCGTTCTACTTCGTGCTGACCGGGCTGCACGCGATCCACATGATCATCGGCATCGGCATCCTCGCCGTGCTGGTCGTGCTCGCCTGGAAGCGTTGGTTCGGCCCGGGCTACTACACGCCGGTCGAGATCAGCGGCCTCTACTGGCACTTCGTCGACCTGGTGTGGATCTTCCTGTTCCCGCTGCTCTACCTGCTCGGACGGCACTGA
- a CDS encoding cytochrome C oxidase subunit IV family protein, translating to MSHEAEVSVRTYVMVFLALMGLTVVTVLVAHVDLGDGNIVVALAVAITKAALVVAYFMHLRYGQNMSRAALFAGIVAVFILIAISLDDVMTRTTKTFQPFYGALDGRRPPGAPVPPPPPME from the coding sequence ATGTCGCACGAAGCCGAGGTTTCGGTTCGCACCTACGTGATGGTCTTCCTCGCCCTGATGGGGTTGACCGTCGTCACGGTGCTGGTCGCGCACGTCGACCTGGGCGACGGCAACATCGTCGTGGCGCTCGCGGTCGCGATCACCAAGGCAGCGCTGGTCGTCGCGTACTTCATGCACTTGCGCTACGGCCAGAACATGTCGCGCGCCGCGCTCTTCGCGGGAATCGTCGCGGTCTTCATCTTGATCGCGATCTCGCTCGACGACGTCATGACGCGCACGACCAAGACCTTCCAGCCGTTCTACGGCGCCCTCGACGGCCGGCGGCCCCCCGGCGCTCCGGTTCCCCCGCCGCCGCCGATGGAGTAA
- a CDS encoding Hsp33 family molecular chaperone HslO translates to MADESNESATERYKRQRAERLAGPPDYLEPAPPLTRDTMWRGLTRAGEIRLLVARTTQTTAHIAGRLHASRDATRILGELISAGLLVRSTLNPYAQFQMLLRNPGSAGRLVVDVWEGEEGLRAAIAHPGVVEERDGPLIHDGLLEVVRVTRDSAAYRSSLQYAAGGIGAAVTEYLMRSEQIVALVNVETAFDGGRLLASVGYLVQLMPEGTRADLDRLLANVDAAGPLHLGMTEDDPDGRAWASRLLDGFGWDQVARETPRFKCRCSRERLLAALATLPREDIEELVESGEPTVSTCEYCNETYTLSVPELQMLLTPQQ, encoded by the coding sequence ATGGCGGACGAGTCGAACGAGAGCGCCACCGAGCGCTACAAGCGTCAGCGTGCGGAGCGCCTGGCCGGGCCGCCGGACTACCTCGAGCCCGCGCCGCCGCTCACGCGCGACACCATGTGGCGCGGGCTCACGCGGGCCGGAGAGATCCGTCTGCTGGTCGCCCGCACGACGCAGACCACGGCGCACATCGCGGGCCGGCTGCACGCGAGCCGCGACGCGACGCGCATCCTCGGCGAGCTGATCTCGGCCGGGCTGCTCGTCCGCTCGACGCTCAATCCGTACGCGCAGTTCCAGATGCTGCTGCGCAACCCGGGCAGCGCCGGGCGTCTGGTCGTCGACGTGTGGGAAGGCGAGGAGGGCCTGCGCGCCGCGATCGCCCACCCGGGCGTCGTCGAGGAGCGCGACGGTCCGCTGATCCACGACGGGCTGCTCGAGGTCGTGCGCGTGACGCGCGACTCCGCGGCCTATCGCTCGAGCTTGCAGTACGCGGCCGGCGGAATCGGCGCCGCGGTCACCGAGTACCTGATGCGCAGCGAGCAGATCGTCGCGCTGGTCAACGTCGAGACCGCCTTCGACGGCGGCCGCCTGCTCGCGAGCGTCGGCTACCTGGTACAGCTCATGCCGGAAGGGACGCGGGCCGATCTCGACCGCCTGCTCGCCAACGTCGACGCCGCGGGGCCGCTGCACCTCGGCATGACCGAGGACGATCCCGACGGCCGCGCCTGGGCGTCGCGACTGCTCGACGGCTTCGGCTGGGATCAGGTGGCGCGCGAGACGCCGCGCTTCAAGTGCCGCTGCTCGCGCGAGCGGCTGCTCGCGGCGCTCGCGACGCTGCCGCGCGAGGACATCGAGGAGCTCGTCGAGTCCGGCGAGCCGACGGTGTCGACCTGCGAGTACTGCAACGAGACCTACACGCTGAGCGTGCCCGAGCTGCAGATGCTCTTGACGCCGCAGCAGTAG
- the ctaD gene encoding cytochrome c oxidase subunit I, producing the protein MTEAIVGDRHGGSAVNYLNANYGIRSWLLTKDHKRIGLLYLASVTALFAIGGLAALLVRLELLTPAGDLVSDDTYNKLFTAHGVVMIFFFLIPAIPGVIGNFLLPLMIGARDLAFPRLNLLSWYVFNVAAIFAAWSLFTGGVDTGWTFYTPYSTMSSNTNVLSAAFAGFLSGFASILTGLNFLVTIHRMRAPGLTWGRLPLFVWAMYATSLIIMLGTPVIAITLVLMMVERAFGLGIFDPALGGDPILFQHLFWFYSHPAVYIMILPAMGVISEIITCFSRNRIFGYSFIAGSSIAIALIGFLVWGHHMFVAGQSVNAGLIFSVLTFLVAIPSAVKVFNWTATLYRGSVWLQAPMLYALGFIGLFTIGGLTGVFLGAAAVDVHLHDTYFVVAHFHYVMVGGTLMGYLGALHYWWPKITGKLYYEPLAKVAAVIVFVGFNLTFFPQFLLGYLGMPRRYHVYPDEFQVLNVFSTAGASILGLGYLLPILYLTWSMRYGRKAEDNHWGAVGLEWQAPSPPPTENFHETPVVTGEPYDYREPVEVQKVA; encoded by the coding sequence ATGACGGAAGCAATCGTCGGCGACCGCCACGGCGGAAGCGCCGTCAATTACCTGAACGCGAACTACGGCATTCGCTCGTGGTTGCTCACCAAGGACCACAAGCGGATCGGCCTGCTGTACCTCGCGTCGGTCACCGCGTTGTTCGCGATCGGCGGCCTGGCCGCGCTGCTGGTCCGCCTCGAGCTGCTGACGCCAGCCGGCGACCTCGTCTCGGACGACACCTACAACAAGCTGTTCACGGCGCACGGCGTCGTGATGATCTTCTTCTTCCTCATCCCGGCGATCCCGGGCGTCATCGGCAACTTCCTGCTGCCGCTGATGATCGGGGCGCGTGACCTCGCATTCCCGCGCCTCAACTTGCTGAGCTGGTACGTCTTCAACGTCGCCGCGATCTTCGCCGCGTGGTCGCTGTTCACCGGCGGCGTCGACACCGGGTGGACGTTCTACACGCCGTACAGCACGATGTCGTCGAACACGAACGTGCTGTCGGCCGCGTTCGCGGGCTTCCTGAGCGGCTTCGCGTCGATCCTGACCGGTCTGAACTTCCTGGTCACGATCCACCGCATGCGCGCGCCCGGCCTCACCTGGGGCCGGCTGCCGCTGTTCGTCTGGGCGATGTACGCGACGAGCCTGATCATCATGCTCGGCACGCCGGTCATCGCCATCACGCTCGTGCTGATGATGGTCGAGCGCGCCTTCGGCCTCGGCATCTTCGACCCGGCGCTCGGCGGCGACCCGATCCTCTTCCAGCACCTGTTCTGGTTCTACTCGCACCCGGCGGTCTACATCATGATCCTGCCGGCGATGGGCGTGATCAGCGAGATCATCACCTGCTTCTCGCGCAACCGGATCTTCGGTTACTCGTTCATCGCGGGCTCGAGCATCGCGATCGCGCTGATCGGCTTCCTCGTGTGGGGCCATCACATGTTCGTCGCCGGGCAGTCGGTCAACGCGGGCCTGATCTTCTCGGTGCTGACCTTCCTGGTCGCGATCCCGTCGGCGGTGAAGGTCTTCAACTGGACCGCGACGCTCTACCGCGGCTCGGTGTGGCTGCAGGCGCCGATGCTGTACGCGCTCGGCTTCATCGGTCTGTTCACGATCGGCGGGCTCACGGGCGTGTTCCTCGGTGCGGCCGCCGTCGACGTCCACCTGCACGACACCTACTTCGTCGTCGCGCACTTCCACTACGTCATGGTGGGCGGCACGCTGATGGGCTACCTCGGCGCGCTCCACTACTGGTGGCCGAAGATCACCGGCAAGCTCTACTACGAGCCGCTCGCCAAGGTCGCTGCGGTGATCGTCTTCGTCGGCTTCAACCTGACGTTCTTCCCGCAGTTCCTGCTGGGCTACCTCGGGATGCCGCGGCGCTATCACGTGTATCCCGACGAGTTCCAGGTGCTGAACGTGTTCTCGACGGCCGGCGCGTCGATCCTCGGTCTCGGCTACCTGCTGCCGATCCTCTACTTGACGTGGTCGATGCGCTACGGGCGCAAGGCGGAGGACAACCACTGGGGTGCGGTCGGGCTCGAGTGGCAAGCTCCGTCTCCGCCGCCGACCGAGAACTTCCACGAGACTCCGGTCGTGACCGGCGAGCCGTACGACTACCGCGAGCCGGTGGAGGTACAGAAAGTTGCGTGA
- the coxB gene encoding cytochrome c oxidase subunit II yields the protein MIGRFSLLPERASSLAGDVDALYWFLVGISLFFSVLIAVAVVTLAIRYRRSTQRQVFPTWEGMLWLEITWSVIPLLIVMGVFFWSARVFIAQYTPPDNALQVYVVGKQWMWKTQHVEGRREINELHVPVGRPVQLIMTSEDVIHSFFIPAFRAKQDVVPGRYTTMWFEATKPGTYHLFCAEYCGSQHSRMIGQVVAMDPAEFQIWLSGGGATAGDAESMASAGKALFDQLGCASCHQQASGSRGPSLVGLFKREVELADGRRVIADETYIREAIVDPQASVVAGYQPIMPTFKGLVSEEGLLQIIAYIRSLQPASATEQPATGGSHGAAEDSEARVDDAAPAADEVLADGARISAPDRSGS from the coding sequence ATGATCGGCCGGTTTTCCCTGCTTCCCGAGCGCGCGTCGTCCCTGGCGGGCGACGTCGATGCTCTCTACTGGTTCCTCGTCGGCATCAGCCTGTTCTTCTCGGTGCTGATCGCCGTCGCGGTGGTGACGCTCGCGATCCGGTATCGCCGCAGCACCCAGCGTCAGGTCTTTCCGACCTGGGAGGGCATGCTGTGGCTCGAGATCACCTGGTCGGTGATCCCGCTCCTCATCGTGATGGGGGTCTTCTTCTGGAGCGCGCGCGTGTTCATCGCGCAGTACACGCCTCCGGACAACGCGCTCCAGGTCTACGTCGTCGGCAAGCAGTGGATGTGGAAGACGCAGCACGTCGAGGGCCGGCGCGAGATCAACGAGCTTCACGTCCCGGTCGGACGTCCGGTGCAGCTCATCATGACGTCCGAGGACGTCATCCACAGCTTCTTCATTCCGGCCTTCCGCGCGAAGCAGGACGTGGTGCCCGGCCGCTACACGACCATGTGGTTCGAGGCGACCAAGCCGGGCACCTACCACCTGTTCTGCGCCGAGTACTGCGGCAGCCAGCACTCGCGTATGATCGGCCAGGTGGTCGCGATGGATCCGGCCGAGTTCCAGATCTGGCTCTCCGGTGGCGGTGCGACGGCGGGCGACGCCGAGTCGATGGCGAGCGCGGGCAAGGCGCTGTTCGACCAGCTCGGCTGTGCGAGCTGCCACCAGCAGGCGAGCGGCTCCCGCGGCCCGAGCCTGGTCGGTCTCTTCAAGCGTGAGGTCGAGCTCGCCGACGGTCGCCGGGTGATCGCCGACGAGACCTACATTCGCGAGGCGATCGTCGATCCGCAGGCCTCGGTCGTCGCCGGCTACCAGCCGATCATGCCGACCTTCAAGGGTCTCGTCAGCGAGGAGGGCCTGCTGCAGATCATTGCCTACATCCGCTCGCTGCAGCCCGCGAGCGCCACGGAGCAGCCCGCCACGGGCGGCTCGCACGGCGCGGCGGAGGACAGCGAGGCGCGCGTCGACGACGCGGCGCCCGCGGCGGACGAAGTGCTCGCGGACGGCGCGCGCATCTCTGCGCCGGATCGGAGTGGCTCATGA
- a CDS encoding SCO family protein: MRHSELVALVLLASVVAARQASSAESAPFAGQPSRAVLKPGDESFGLTANDRPESLREVGFDQYLDAQVPRDIRLRDENGREVRLGDYLTDKPVILSLAYFSCPMLCDLHQQGLASSLKPLSFSAGKEFEVLTVSFDPRDTPEVAREKKQHVLARYDREGAADGWHFLTGDAGEIERLTRAVGFRYQYDEKRGEFAHPAGLVMLTPDGRIARYFFGLEFSPRDLRLGLVETTQRKIGNVVDQVLLFCFHYDPAMGRYSAVALNSVRVAGALTVLALVGLIGGALLREGSRRRAERHGASA; encoded by the coding sequence ATGAGGCACAGCGAGCTGGTCGCTCTGGTTCTGCTCGCGTCCGTCGTCGCGGCCAGGCAGGCGAGCTCCGCCGAGTCGGCGCCGTTCGCGGGGCAGCCGTCGCGCGCGGTGCTGAAGCCGGGCGATGAGAGCTTTGGCTTGACGGCGAACGACCGTCCCGAGAGCCTGCGCGAGGTCGGCTTCGACCAGTATCTCGACGCCCAGGTGCCGCGCGACATCCGGCTGCGCGACGAGAACGGCCGCGAGGTGCGCCTCGGCGACTACCTTACCGACAAGCCGGTCATCCTGTCGCTCGCGTACTTCTCGTGCCCGATGCTGTGTGACCTCCACCAGCAGGGCCTCGCGAGCTCGCTCAAGCCGCTCTCGTTCTCCGCGGGCAAGGAGTTCGAGGTGCTGACGGTGAGCTTCGACCCGCGCGACACCCCCGAGGTGGCGCGCGAGAAGAAGCAGCACGTGCTCGCCCGTTACGACCGCGAGGGCGCGGCCGACGGCTGGCACTTCCTGACCGGCGACGCCGGCGAGATCGAGCGTCTCACGCGCGCCGTCGGCTTCCGCTACCAGTACGACGAGAAGCGTGGCGAGTTCGCGCACCCGGCCGGCCTGGTCATGCTCACTCCGGACGGGCGCATCGCACGCTACTTCTTCGGTCTCGAGTTCTCGCCGCGTGACCTGCGGCTCGGGCTGGTCGAGACCACGCAGCGCAAGATCGGCAACGTCGTCGATCAGGTGCTGCTGTTTTGCTTCCACTACGACCCCGCGATGGGGCGCTACTCCGCGGTCGCGCTGAACTCGGTGCGCGTCGCGGGCGCGCTGACCGTGCTCGCGTTGGTCGGATTGATCGGTGGCGCGCTGCTGCGCGAGGGCAGCCGGCGTCGCGCCGAGCGGCACGGGGCCTCCGCCTGA
- a CDS encoding isoaspartyl peptidase/L-asparaginase: MQAAIVVHGGAGVERPDEVEPRRRGVERAADAGWQVLARGGSALDAVLAAVVVLEDDPFFNAGLGSVLTACGVVETDASVMCGADLSAGAVGAVRGVANPVLLADAVRREAREVLLVGDTALELARRHGVRLCAPDDLVTEPIRERWRARVAASGDTVGAVARDARGTLAAATSTGGLMGKRAGRIGDSAVIGAGTYADDRLGAGSATGTGEAIIRVVLVRRALEHVSRGVGVDEAARRALDEMRARTGHQGGLILIDPGGRIGVAHTTPAMPTAARTGDVAAPA; this comes from the coding sequence GTGCAGGCCGCGATCGTGGTGCACGGCGGCGCCGGCGTCGAGCGCCCCGACGAGGTCGAGCCGCGGCGGCGCGGGGTCGAGCGCGCCGCCGACGCAGGCTGGCAGGTTCTGGCGCGCGGCGGCTCCGCGCTCGACGCGGTGCTCGCCGCGGTGGTCGTCCTCGAGGACGATCCCTTCTTCAACGCCGGGCTCGGCTCGGTGCTGACCGCGTGCGGCGTGGTCGAGACCGACGCTTCGGTGATGTGCGGCGCCGACCTCTCCGCGGGCGCCGTGGGCGCCGTGCGCGGCGTCGCCAACCCCGTGCTGCTCGCCGACGCCGTGCGCCGCGAGGCGCGCGAGGTGCTGCTCGTCGGCGACACCGCGCTCGAGCTCGCCCGCCGGCACGGCGTGCGGCTGTGCGCGCCGGACGATCTCGTCACCGAGCCGATCCGCGAGCGCTGGCGGGCGCGTGTCGCAGCGTCCGGAGACACGGTGGGCGCCGTCGCGCGCGACGCGCGCGGCACGCTCGCCGCCGCGACGTCGACCGGCGGCCTCATGGGCAAGCGCGCCGGACGCATCGGCGACTCGGCGGTGATCGGCGCCGGCACCTACGCGGACGATCGCCTCGGCGCTGGCTCGGCGACCGGCACCGGCGAGGCGATCATCCGCGTCGTGCTCGTGCGCCGCGCGCTCGAGCACGTGTCCCGTGGCGTCGGCGTCGACGAGGCCGCGCGTCGCGCGCTCGACGAGATGCGCGCGCGGACGGGCCACCAGGGCGGGCTGATCCTGATCGATCCGGGCGGGCGCATCGGCGTCGCGCACACGACGCCGGCGATGCCGACGGCCGCGCGCACGGGCGACGTCGCCGCGCCGGCGTGA
- a CDS encoding NAD(P)/FAD-dependent oxidoreductase, whose protein sequence is MEAREYDVVVLGAGPTGENVAGRVRGHGLSAAIVESELVGGECSYWACMPSKALLRPIHALEHARAVAGAREAATGALDVAAVLARRDDFAAEWDDAGQVRWLVDTGIDLVRGRGRLAGERRVVVEHADGGRTELRARHAVAICTGSRAAIPDVPGLAEAKPWTSREATSARSAPARLAILGGGVVACEMAVVWRALGAREVTILQRAERLVPGFERFASEILRAALEARGVRVRTKTSATAVERRGDAFRLVLPDGDAVECDQILVAAGRAPRTDDIGLETVGLEPGSWLDVDDSLRVRGIAGGWLYAAGDVNHRALLTHMGKYQARVCGDAIHARVRDPGADGGAWSQLAATADVLATPQVVFTEPELASVGLTEAQARERGFDVRVADYDIGHVAGASLYADGYAGRARVVVDQSRRVLVGATLVGPAVGELLHAATVAIAGEVPLERLRHAVPSYPTVSEIWLRLLEELGL, encoded by the coding sequence GTGGAGGCGCGCGAGTACGACGTCGTGGTGCTCGGCGCCGGGCCGACCGGCGAGAACGTCGCCGGCCGCGTCCGTGGGCACGGGCTGTCGGCGGCGATCGTCGAGTCCGAGCTGGTCGGCGGCGAGTGCTCGTACTGGGCGTGCATGCCGAGCAAGGCGCTGCTGCGCCCGATCCACGCGCTCGAGCACGCGCGCGCCGTCGCGGGTGCGCGCGAGGCCGCAACCGGCGCGCTCGACGTGGCGGCCGTCCTCGCGCGGCGCGACGACTTCGCCGCAGAGTGGGACGACGCGGGACAGGTTCGGTGGCTGGTCGACACCGGCATCGACCTGGTGCGCGGACGCGGGCGCCTCGCGGGCGAACGCCGCGTCGTCGTCGAGCACGCGGACGGAGGCCGCACCGAGCTGCGGGCGCGTCACGCCGTCGCGATCTGCACGGGCAGCCGCGCCGCCATCCCCGACGTCCCGGGCCTCGCCGAGGCGAAGCCGTGGACGAGCCGCGAGGCGACGAGCGCCCGCTCCGCGCCCGCGCGGCTCGCGATCCTCGGCGGCGGCGTCGTGGCGTGCGAGATGGCGGTCGTGTGGCGGGCGCTCGGCGCGCGCGAGGTGACGATCCTGCAACGCGCGGAGCGCCTCGTCCCGGGCTTCGAGCGCTTCGCGAGCGAGATCCTGCGCGCGGCACTCGAAGCGCGCGGCGTGCGCGTGCGCACCAAGACGAGCGCGACCGCGGTCGAGCGGCGCGGCGACGCATTCCGACTCGTGCTGCCCGACGGCGATGCCGTCGAGTGCGACCAGATCCTGGTCGCGGCCGGACGCGCGCCGCGCACCGACGACATCGGGCTCGAGACCGTCGGCCTCGAGCCCGGGAGCTGGCTCGACGTCGACGACAGCCTGCGCGTGCGCGGCATCGCCGGCGGCTGGCTCTACGCCGCGGGCGACGTCAATCACCGCGCGCTGCTGACGCACATGGGCAAGTACCAGGCGCGGGTGTGCGGCGACGCGATCCACGCGCGCGTGCGCGATCCGGGCGCCGACGGTGGCGCCTGGTCGCAGCTCGCCGCGACCGCCGACGTCCTCGCCACGCCACAGGTGGTGTTCACCGAGCCCGAGCTCGCGTCGGTCGGTCTCACCGAAGCGCAGGCGCGCGAGCGCGGCTTCGACGTGCGGGTCGCCGACTACGACATCGGCCACGTCGCGGGCGCGTCGCTCTATGCCGACGGCTACGCCGGGCGGGCGCGCGTCGTCGTCGACCAGAGCAGACGGGTGCTCGTCGGCGCGACGCTGGTCGGACCGGCGGTCGGCGAGCTGCTGCACGCCGCGACCGTCGCGATCGCGGGCGAGGTGCCGCTCGAGCGACTCCGCCACGCGGTGCCGTCCTATCCGACGGTCAGCGAGATCTGGCTGCGCCTGCTCGAGGAGCTCGGGCTCTAG